From a region of the Candidatus Edwardsbacteria bacterium genome:
- a CDS encoding septal ring lytic transglycosylase RlpA family protein produces MLIFNRKNQLYFLAFLLALLGCAPAPIYRAGPARETASPKSDPVKGNEKPAAEWPLTTTTGIASYYGKEFHGRKTANGETFDMNAMTAAHRTLPFGTMVRVTNLANDQSVTVRINDRGPFIKGRIIDLSYGAAKSIDLLSIGQVKLEVLKYPK; encoded by the coding sequence ATGCTGATATTTAATCGAAAAAATCAATTATACTTTCTGGCCTTTCTGCTGGCATTGTTGGGATGCGCCCCGGCCCCCATCTACCGCGCAGGACCGGCAAGGGAGACGGCCTCCCCCAAGAGCGATCCCGTCAAGGGAAATGAGAAGCCGGCCGCCGAATGGCCCCTGACCACCACCACCGGCATCGCCAGCTATTACGGGAAGGAATTTCACGGCCGAAAGACGGCCAACGGCGAGACCTTTGATATGAATGCCATGACCGCCGCCCACCGCACCCTGCCCTTCGGCACCATGGTCCGGGTCACTAACCTGGCCAATGACCAGAGCGTCACCGTTCGGATCAACGACCGGGGCCCTTTTATCAAGGGACGGATCATAGACCTTTCCTACGGGGCCGCCAAATCCATTGATCTGCTGTCCATCGGGCAGGTCAAACTGGAAGTGTTAAAATACCCCAAATGA
- a CDS encoding dihydroorotate dehydrogenase, whose protein sequence is MKSVKKIDLRVNIAGLELKNPVIAASGTFGYGTEYSGMAEPRDFGAVITKTITLAPRAGNQPPRICETASGMLNSIGLANVGFETFKDDKLPRLIGKDTVIIANIAGNTIEEYVELAGKLNKITDIPALELNISCPNVKQGGIAFGIDPASAAALTKAVRKVYKKTLIVKLSPNVSDIAAIAKAAEKAGADVLSLINTLYGMAVDSKKQRPVLGNITGGLSGPAIKPVALYNLYKTYHSVKIPLIGLGGIMNYTDAIEFMITGASAVQIGTANFVDPAAVKDIIIGMAGYCRDNNLNSVTKLTGILKC, encoded by the coding sequence ATGAAAAGCGTCAAAAAGATAGACCTGCGGGTCAACATTGCCGGATTGGAATTAAAAAATCCCGTCATTGCCGCCTCCGGCACTTTCGGTTATGGCACCGAATACTCCGGGATGGCAGAGCCAAGGGATTTCGGGGCCGTTATCACCAAGACCATCACCCTGGCGCCCCGGGCCGGCAACCAGCCGCCCCGGATCTGCGAGACGGCCAGCGGGATGCTCAATTCCATCGGTCTGGCCAACGTGGGGTTCGAGACCTTTAAAGACGATAAGCTGCCCCGCCTGATCGGAAAAGATACGGTGATCATCGCCAACATCGCCGGCAACACCATTGAAGAATATGTCGAACTGGCGGGAAAGCTGAATAAAATAACCGATATCCCGGCCCTGGAGTTGAACATCTCCTGCCCCAACGTCAAGCAGGGCGGGATAGCCTTCGGGATCGATCCGGCCAGCGCCGCGGCCCTTACCAAAGCGGTCCGCAAGGTCTACAAAAAGACCCTGATCGTCAAGCTCAGCCCCAACGTCAGCGACATTGCCGCCATCGCCAAGGCGGCCGAGAAAGCCGGGGCCGATGTCCTGTCGCTGATCAATACCCTCTACGGAATGGCGGTGGACAGCAAAAAGCAAAGGCCTGTGCTGGGCAATATCACCGGCGGCCTCTCCGGGCCGGCCATCAAGCCGGTGGCCCTGTACAATCTCTATAAGACCTACCATTCGGTCAAGATCCCGCTGATCGGCCTGGGGGGGATAATGAATTATACCGATGCCATTGAATTCATGATCACCGGGGCATCGGCGGTGCAGATAGGCACGGCCAATTTCGTCGATCCCGCGGCCGTGAAAGATATCATAATAGGTATGGCCGGCTACTGCCGGGACAATAACCTCAACTCCGTAACTAAACTGACCGGGATATTAAAATGCTGA
- a CDS encoding dihydroorotate dehydrogenase electron transfer subunit gives MLRRPFSINDIQGGRISVLYEVKGSGTELLSKMSTKDTLDIIGPLGKGFDIDPSRRHHLLVAGGMGIAPLGFLGRRLKSLKLKHQLLYGCRSSSEQIKPDIKMCSMSSDDGSCGKKGLVTSLLSDKLDGCQDPVVYACGPWPMLKAVARICQNKNIPCQVSLESFMACGVGACQGCVVRGSDGGYISVCDQGPVFDSRRIDWDQESVI, from the coding sequence TTGCTTCGCCGTCCTTTCAGCATCAACGACATCCAGGGAGGCAGAATATCTGTCCTCTACGAGGTCAAGGGTTCCGGCACCGAGCTGCTCTCCAAAATGTCGACCAAAGACACCCTGGATATCATCGGGCCGCTGGGAAAAGGTTTTGACATTGATCCCAGCAGACGGCACCACCTGCTGGTGGCCGGGGGCATGGGCATCGCGCCGCTGGGCTTTCTGGGCCGCCGATTGAAGAGCCTGAAACTGAAACACCAACTGCTTTACGGGTGCCGATCTTCTTCCGAGCAGATAAAACCCGACATCAAAATGTGCAGCATGTCCAGCGACGACGGGAGCTGCGGAAAAAAAGGCCTGGTCACCTCCCTGCTGTCGGATAAACTGGACGGCTGCCAGGACCCGGTGGTATACGCCTGCGGACCGTGGCCCATGCTTAAGGCGGTGGCCCGAATCTGTCAAAATAAAAACATCCCCTGCCAGGTTTCTTTGGAATCTTTCATGGCCTGCGGGGTGGGGGCCTGCCAGGGCTGCGTGGTCAGGGGCAGCGACGGTGGCTACATTTCGGTCTGTGACCAAGGCCCGGTGTTCGACAGCCGACGGATCGATTGGGACCAGGAATCTGTGATATGA
- a CDS encoding tetratricopeptide repeat protein: MSNKRYIKILIRTAGYSLMLVLLAGTLGCAYFNTYYNAQKLYNSASKKHRQFPDTTAATSAEKEGLKKAIDKYADVALKYPNSRWVLPSLYNMGNAYYLRGEYDKAARKYQEIWHYYPESKYSAWSQLNSALISYNLGQWDKALWELSQIKTDDKNTIQRSAYLEALILQAIPDYPKAVISWERFLHKHYKSNLTINARYNYARCLFSLNEFTNSIRELEIILDSRIKKNFRYQVAMLLGQAYQGNARHSEALPLYQRLLKRESDKGRISAIELEILNCQTPRITAADAVGLYYGLAQKYPKTAISSEALFKIGQIYEAGQELDSALVYYNKARNENPAVYVREVTLKKSADISLLLAYRQQSDQQAAEQSAKLQFLMAEHYLFGLNKPDSALSTYSRVASDFAEQPLAPKAWFAAAWTARHRLSDNSKADSILSVLIEKYPRTRYANGARLMLNQPIDTTVIDIEPEIEMNVKPLEQKKEVPPMPADTAQTPPPDSDAKDSLPKPLIPGPNMNREMNPK; this comes from the coding sequence ATGTCAAACAAGAGATACATAAAAATCCTGATCCGAACGGCTGGCTATTCTCTGATGCTGGTTTTGCTGGCCGGGACTTTGGGCTGCGCCTACTTTAACACCTATTACAACGCCCAGAAACTCTACAACTCGGCCAGCAAGAAGCACCGACAGTTTCCCGACACCACCGCCGCCACCAGTGCGGAAAAAGAGGGCCTGAAAAAAGCCATCGATAAATATGCCGACGTGGCCCTTAAATATCCCAACAGCCGCTGGGTTCTTCCCAGCCTGTATAATATGGGCAATGCCTATTATCTGAGAGGCGAATATGACAAGGCGGCCCGCAAGTATCAGGAGATATGGCACTATTACCCGGAAAGTAAATATTCGGCTTGGTCTCAACTGAACAGCGCCCTTATTTCCTATAACCTGGGGCAATGGGACAAGGCCTTATGGGAATTATCACAAATAAAGACCGACGACAAAAACACCATCCAGAGATCGGCTTACCTGGAGGCCCTGATATTACAGGCCATCCCCGATTATCCCAAAGCTGTCATCTCCTGGGAACGCTTCCTGCATAAACACTATAAAAGTAATTTGACAATTAATGCGCGGTATAATTATGCCCGGTGCCTGTTTTCCTTGAATGAATTCACCAATTCCATCCGGGAGCTGGAGATAATTCTGGATTCCAGAATCAAAAAGAACTTCCGTTATCAGGTCGCCATGTTGCTGGGACAAGCTTACCAAGGAAATGCCAGACATTCTGAAGCCCTGCCCCTGTATCAGCGTTTATTGAAGCGGGAGTCCGACAAGGGCCGGATATCCGCCATAGAACTGGAGATCTTGAACTGTCAAACTCCAAGAATCACGGCCGCTGATGCGGTCGGACTGTATTATGGTCTGGCGCAGAAATATCCCAAGACAGCCATATCCTCCGAGGCCTTGTTCAAAATCGGTCAGATCTATGAAGCCGGACAGGAGTTAGACAGCGCTTTGGTTTACTATAACAAAGCCCGAAACGAAAACCCAGCCGTCTATGTCCGCGAAGTCACACTAAAGAAAAGCGCTGATATCTCTTTACTGCTGGCCTATCGCCAGCAATCCGACCAGCAGGCAGCCGAACAAAGCGCCAAATTACAGTTTCTGATGGCGGAGCACTACTTGTTCGGTCTTAACAAGCCCGACTCCGCTCTATCCACATATTCCCGGGTGGCCAGTGATTTTGCCGAGCAGCCCCTGGCCCCCAAGGCCTGGTTTGCCGCAGCCTGGACGGCCCGCCACCGCCTGTCGGATAATTCAAAAGCCGACAGCATCCTTTCTGTCCTGATAGAAAAATATCCCCGGACCAGATATGCCAACGGTGCCAGGCTGATGCTGAATCAGCCGATAGATACAACCGTAATAGACATTGAGCCGGAGATCGAAATGAATGTTAAGCCCCTGGAACAGAAGAAAGAAGTCCCTCCGATGCCGGCTGATACCGCCCAGACACCCCCGCCCGATAGTGATGCCAAAGATAGTCTGCCCAAACCTCTGATACCGGGGCCAAATATGAACCGAGAGATGAATCCCAAGTAA
- a CDS encoding TldD/PmbA family protein — MKSFAQKVIASLPAKGIDYADVRVINSRQQNISTKNGTVESATNSSDQGFGLRVLINGSWGFASSSKLETSEIAKVVRLAVEIARASALSPGEPAVLSRLKKQTGSYKTKIQKDPFKIPLEQKISLLLEADTIMRRNPDIKVARGSLWFFNEDKVFASTDGSLLSQGITESGGEISALAVDGPEVQIRTYPNMGGDTGQAGYEFIEKMDLAGNAERISRQASLLLKAPACPAKRSTVIIATNQLALQVHESIGHPIELDRVYGTEAAYAGTSFLTTDKLNTLKYGADIVNVNADATVPGGLGTFGWDDEGVPAQKVSIIKNGLFTGYLSSRETAAQLGLLSGGAMRADGWNRIPLIRMTNINLDPGRWDYQDLIADTADGVLFDTTKTWSIDDKRLNFQFTTEIAWQIKGGRITDQAYKNPTYTGMTPEFWNSCDAICNRRSWHLWGIPNCGKGQPGQTSHVGHGVSPARFRNVQIGVS, encoded by the coding sequence ATGAAATCGTTTGCTCAAAAAGTCATCGCCAGCCTGCCGGCCAAAGGAATAGATTACGCTGATGTAAGGGTGATCAACTCCCGACAGCAGAATATATCCACCAAGAACGGAACGGTGGAATCGGCCACCAATTCCTCCGACCAGGGCTTCGGACTACGGGTGCTGATCAATGGATCCTGGGGCTTCGCCTCCAGCTCCAAGCTGGAGACATCCGAGATAGCCAAGGTGGTCCGGCTGGCCGTGGAGATAGCTCGGGCCTCCGCCCTGTCGCCCGGGGAGCCGGCGGTGTTGTCCCGCTTGAAAAAACAAACCGGGAGTTATAAAACAAAAATCCAGAAGGACCCCTTTAAAATACCCTTGGAGCAGAAGATCTCCCTGCTGTTGGAGGCCGACACTATCATGCGCCGGAACCCGGATATAAAAGTGGCCCGGGGCAGCCTGTGGTTTTTCAATGAAGACAAGGTGTTTGCTTCCACCGATGGCAGTCTGCTGTCCCAGGGGATCACCGAATCCGGTGGAGAGATCAGCGCCCTGGCGGTGGACGGTCCCGAGGTCCAGATTCGAACCTACCCCAATATGGGCGGAGATACCGGCCAGGCCGGATATGAATTCATCGAAAAGATGGATCTGGCAGGCAACGCCGAGAGGATATCCCGCCAAGCCTCATTGCTCCTTAAGGCCCCGGCCTGCCCGGCCAAAAGAAGCACCGTCATAATAGCCACCAACCAGCTGGCCCTGCAGGTGCATGAATCGATCGGGCATCCCATCGAATTGGACCGGGTCTACGGCACCGAGGCGGCCTATGCCGGCACCAGTTTTCTAACCACCGATAAACTGAATACCCTTAAGTACGGGGCGGATATTGTCAACGTCAATGCCGATGCCACTGTGCCAGGAGGGCTGGGGACATTCGGCTGGGATGACGAAGGGGTGCCGGCCCAGAAAGTATCCATAATAAAGAACGGCCTTTTTACCGGCTATCTGAGCTCCCGGGAAACGGCGGCCCAGCTGGGCCTGTTGTCGGGCGGCGCCATGCGGGCCGACGGCTGGAACCGGATCCCCCTGATCCGGATGACCAATATCAACCTGGATCCCGGCAGATGGGATTATCAGGATCTCATCGCCGACACCGCTGACGGGGTCCTGTTCGACACCACCAAGACCTGGAGCATAGACGATAAAAGGCTTAATTTCCAGTTCACCACCGAGATCGCCTGGCAGATCAAGGGCGGTCGGATTACCGATCAGGCCTACAAGAACCCGACCTATACCGGTATGACCCCCGAATTTTGGAATTCATGCGATGCCATCTGCAACCGCAGATCATGGCACCTATGGGGCATCCCCAACTGCGGCAAGGGCCAGCCGGGGCAGACCTCTCATGTCGGGCACGGCGTCTCCCCTGCCAGGTTCCGCAACGTTCAGATAGGAGTTTCCTGA
- a CDS encoding SOS response-associated peptidase, translated as MCGRFVRKSGGEEISREFDIELSDISFLLEPSYNIAPGNDVAIVVKRDRLNVEALRWGLIPPWAKDEKTGYKMINARAETLTEKSSFKKPFQSQRCLVIADGFYEWGGRGRQKVPYYFHLKDPAPMGLAGLFESWRGPDGRTLDSCTIITTAANSLMQPVHDRMPGIIAREDYRLWLDNDVFDEKALGALLRPYPPETLECHPVAPLVNSPGNNSIQCIQPV; from the coding sequence ATGTGCGGCAGGTTCGTTAGAAAAAGCGGGGGAGAGGAGATCTCCCGGGAGTTCGATATCGAACTAAGCGATATCTCATTTCTGCTGGAGCCCAGTTATAATATTGCTCCGGGAAACGATGTGGCGATAGTGGTCAAAAGGGATAGGTTGAATGTCGAGGCATTGCGCTGGGGCCTGATCCCTCCCTGGGCTAAGGACGAAAAAACCGGATACAAAATGATCAATGCCCGGGCGGAGACGCTGACGGAGAAGTCCAGTTTTAAAAAGCCTTTTCAGAGCCAGCGCTGCCTGGTCATAGCCGACGGTTTTTACGAATGGGGCGGCCGAGGCAGACAGAAAGTTCCGTATTATTTCCACCTGAAGGATCCAGCCCCCATGGGTCTGGCCGGACTGTTCGAATCATGGCGCGGTCCCGACGGCCGGACGCTCGACAGTTGCACCATCATCACCACAGCGGCCAACTCCCTGATGCAGCCGGTGCATGATCGGATGCCGGGCATAATCGCCCGGGAGGATTACCGTCTCTGGTTGGACAACGATGTTTTCGACGAAAAAGCCCTAGGAGCCCTGCTCCGGCCGTACCCTCCGGAGACCCTGGAGTGTCATCCGGTGGCCCCCCTGGTCAATTCCCCAGGGAACAATTCCATCCAATGCATTCAACCCGTTTAG
- the uvrC gene encoding excinuclease ABC subunit UvrC — translation MKPRDKINNLPEQPGVYIFKDSAGKDIYIGKAKNIRDRVLGHFRNSGDVKEERLTSSSVDIEYIVTDSEPEALILEAELVKKRQPRYNILLKDDKKFPWIKITSEPYPRIFSTRNLNQDGSRLFGPYTDSTALNRTLALVKQIFPVRTCLHPLPNKKPSRPCLNHQIGRCLAPCQGRVSPEEYRTMIDAIVKYISGRNRELVHELEALRDAAAKQLDFEQAAHWRDQLQNLEKVIARQKIVFKGEMNADFIALARLKKQIVITVLSFRGGRLVARYDRAIEDPLGVGDPELLASFISQHYLSSLTIPDNIILETLPEDRALLEEVMRNFKGTRVSLKLPSNNTEKKLLAFAQKQLKSKMEELVAGRERLNAKTAKPLIEVQQALGLDKLPRLMTAFDISNISGTDSVGSAVCFKDARPYKAGYRHFKIRINGPNDTAMIKETVGRYLDHVMEAKTDMPDLILVDGGLPQLNSALQSKREKGYNIPMAGLAKRMEELFLEDGSVVSLPRNSSGLHLMQRLRDEAHRFAQRYHHALRAKRAGNTRLISIKGVGPGISGRLLRKFGSVKRISSASQEALAEVVGATMASRILQELEKSR, via the coding sequence ATGAAACCTCGGGATAAAATAAACAATCTCCCGGAACAGCCGGGTGTCTATATCTTTAAGGATTCCGCCGGGAAGGATATCTACATCGGTAAGGCTAAAAATATCCGCGACAGGGTCCTGGGACATTTTCGGAACAGTGGCGACGTCAAGGAGGAAAGGCTGACCTCCAGTTCGGTTGATATCGAATATATCGTCACCGATTCCGAACCGGAGGCCCTGATCCTTGAGGCTGAACTGGTGAAGAAACGACAGCCCAGGTACAACATTCTTTTGAAGGATGACAAGAAATTCCCCTGGATAAAGATAACCAGCGAGCCGTATCCCCGGATATTCTCCACCCGCAACTTAAACCAAGACGGTTCGCGGCTCTTTGGACCGTACACCGACAGCACTGCACTGAATAGGACCCTGGCTTTGGTCAAACAGATATTTCCCGTCAGGACCTGCCTTCACCCGCTTCCCAATAAAAAACCCTCCCGCCCCTGCCTTAACCATCAGATTGGGCGCTGCCTGGCCCCCTGTCAGGGCAGGGTCAGTCCCGAAGAATATCGTACGATGATAGATGCCATAGTGAAGTACATCTCCGGGCGAAACCGGGAGCTGGTGCATGAGCTTGAAGCATTACGGGACGCCGCCGCCAAACAACTCGATTTTGAGCAGGCGGCCCACTGGAGGGACCAGCTGCAGAACCTGGAAAAGGTCATTGCTAGGCAGAAAATAGTTTTTAAGGGGGAGATGAATGCTGATTTCATTGCCTTGGCCAGGTTAAAAAAACAGATCGTCATCACGGTGCTTTCTTTCCGGGGCGGGAGGCTGGTGGCCAGGTATGACCGGGCCATAGAAGATCCCCTGGGGGTCGGGGATCCTGAACTTCTGGCGTCATTCATCTCCCAGCATTATTTGAGTTCCCTTACCATTCCCGATAATATAATCTTGGAAACCCTGCCTGAGGACCGGGCCCTGCTGGAAGAGGTGATGCGTAATTTCAAGGGCACCAGGGTCTCGCTTAAACTGCCGTCTAACAATACCGAAAAGAAGCTCCTGGCGTTCGCCCAAAAGCAGCTTAAGAGCAAGATGGAGGAGTTGGTGGCTGGAAGGGAGAGATTAAACGCCAAAACCGCCAAGCCTCTGATAGAGGTTCAACAGGCTTTGGGTCTGGATAAACTTCCCCGGCTGATGACGGCTTTCGACATTTCCAATATCTCAGGGACTGACAGCGTGGGTTCGGCTGTCTGCTTCAAGGACGCCAGGCCCTATAAAGCGGGATACCGGCATTTCAAGATCAGGATCAATGGACCCAATGATACGGCAATGATCAAGGAGACCGTGGGACGCTACCTGGATCATGTTATGGAAGCCAAAACAGATATGCCCGATCTGATCCTGGTGGATGGTGGATTGCCCCAGCTTAACTCCGCCTTGCAATCGAAGCGGGAAAAAGGCTATAATATCCCCATGGCCGGCCTGGCCAAAAGGATGGAGGAGTTGTTTCTTGAGGACGGCAGCGTTGTCAGCCTTCCCCGGAACTCTTCCGGTTTGCATTTGATGCAGCGTCTGCGCGACGAAGCCCATCGTTTTGCCCAGAGATACCACCATGCCCTCCGGGCCAAACGCGCCGGCAATACCAGATTAATTTCTATCAAGGGAGTGGGCCCCGGCATCTCCGGCCGACTGCTAAGAAAATTCGGCTCAGTAAAACGCATCTCCTCGGCCAGCCAGGAAGCTCTGGCCGAGGTCGTCGGTGCAACAATGGCCTCCAGGATATTGCAGGAATTGGAAAAGAGTAGATGA
- a CDS encoding methylated-DNA--[protein]-cysteine S-methyltransferase, with translation MKIHYCQYDLPLGKVFVSSTDAGLFSVILGEHDLEAYFKELEARHQCQFIQSPGRFEDIYVDLAGYFSGIPIDFSYPLDLRGITPFEREVWNKVRQIPYGQVRSYKWLADQIHHPKAFKAVGRALGLNPLSVVIPCHRVIMQDLSAGGFSAGVGWKERLLRLERGELSLL, from the coding sequence ATGAAAATACATTACTGTCAATATGATCTGCCGTTAGGAAAGGTCTTTGTGTCCTCCACCGATGCCGGCTTGTTCTCGGTGATTCTGGGGGAACATGATCTGGAGGCTTATTTCAAAGAACTGGAAGCCAGACATCAATGCCAGTTCATCCAAAGCCCCGGCAGGTTCGAAGATATTTACGTTGACCTGGCCGGATATTTTTCCGGGATCCCGATTGATTTTAGTTATCCCCTGGATTTGAGAGGCATCACGCCTTTTGAACGCGAGGTATGGAACAAGGTCCGCCAGATACCCTACGGTCAGGTGCGGTCATACAAGTGGCTGGCCGACCAGATTCATCACCCCAAAGCTTTCAAAGCGGTGGGGAGAGCGCTGGGCCTGAATCCCCTGTCTGTCGTTATTCCCTGCCACCGGGTGATCATGCAGGACCTTTCTGCCGGCGGGTTTTCAGCCGGAGTGGGATGGAAAGAAAGGCTGTTGCGTCTGGAGAGGGGCGAACTCAGTCTGCTATGA
- a CDS encoding MBL fold metallo-hydrolase, giving the protein MNITFHGAAKKVTGSMHLIEVGGKKLLLECGIHQGRREESDNLNKNFPFDPAGIDAMILSHAHLDHSGNIPTLIKNGFKGDIYMTSATRDLLGLMLRDSAHIQESDIKFVNKKRAAKGLPLKEPLYTMDDAEKALDYFVSLSYERVFNPLPGVKAVFHDAGHILGSAMVDLELTENGHSKKFFFTGDLGRKHLPIIRDPYQPAGADYLLMESTYGDRVHGPIEETSRKLQEIVKQVYNRKGKLIIPAFSVGRTQEIVYELHGMFQAGKLPAVPIYVDSPLSINVTNIFKMHPECFDKETRDRIDNHSDPFGFGRLTYVMTSEDSKKLNSSNAPCIIISASGMCEGGRVLHHLRNSLGDSRNMVLIVGFQAQGTLGKRLVDKSPSVKIFGEEQDIRAEIKVLNGFSAHADRNDLMNFADNMKDGVGKIFLVHGEETQSQSLAQAFKEAGREVLVPDPEQKLEL; this is encoded by the coding sequence ATGAACATCACTTTTCACGGAGCCGCCAAGAAGGTTACCGGGTCCATGCATCTGATAGAGGTGGGGGGCAAAAAACTGCTTTTGGAGTGCGGGATCCACCAGGGGAGGAGGGAGGAGAGCGACAACCTCAATAAAAATTTTCCTTTTGATCCTGCCGGCATAGACGCCATGATCCTTTCCCACGCCCACCTGGACCATAGTGGGAATATTCCAACCTTAATAAAGAACGGCTTCAAGGGTGACATCTATATGACCTCGGCCACCCGGGATCTGCTGGGCTTGATGCTCCGGGATTCGGCCCATATCCAGGAAAGCGATATAAAATTTGTCAACAAAAAAAGGGCGGCCAAAGGACTGCCGCTTAAAGAACCTTTGTATACCATGGATGACGCTGAAAAGGCGCTGGATTATTTTGTCAGCTTGTCATACGAAAGGGTTTTCAACCCACTGCCAGGAGTAAAGGCCGTATTCCACGATGCCGGCCATATCCTGGGCTCGGCCATGGTGGATCTGGAGCTTACCGAGAACGGCCACAGTAAAAAATTCTTCTTTACCGGGGACCTGGGCCGGAAGCATCTGCCCATCATCCGCGATCCTTATCAACCCGCAGGAGCCGACTATCTTTTGATGGAAAGCACCTACGGCGACAGGGTTCACGGCCCCATAGAAGAGACCAGTCGGAAACTCCAGGAGATCGTCAAGCAGGTCTATAACCGCAAAGGCAAGCTGATCATCCCGGCCTTTTCGGTGGGACGCACCCAGGAGATCGTCTATGAACTGCACGGCATGTTCCAGGCGGGGAAACTGCCGGCCGTCCCCATCTATGTGGACAGCCCCTTGTCGATAAATGTTACCAATATATTCAAGATGCATCCGGAATGCTTCGATAAAGAGACCAGGGACCGTATCGACAATCACAGCGATCCTTTCGGTTTTGGCCGTCTGACCTATGTCATGACGTCGGAAGATTCGAAAAAACTCAACAGCTCCAACGCCCCCTGCATCATCATCTCCGCCTCGGGAATGTGCGAAGGAGGACGGGTGTTGCATCATTTGAGGAATTCCCTGGGCGATTCGCGAAATATGGTTTTGATAGTCGGATTCCAGGCCCAGGGCACCTTGGGAAAGCGGCTGGTGGATAAATCCCCTTCGGTAAAAATATTCGGCGAGGAGCAGGATATCAGGGCCGAGATAAAAGTGCTGAACGGTTTTTCCGCCCATGCCGACCGCAATGATCTGATGAACTTTGCGGACAATATGAAGGACGGAGTGGGAAAGATATTTCTGGTTCACGGCGAAGAAACCCAAAGCCAGAGCCTGGCCCAAGCTTTTAAAGAAGCGGGGCGTGAGGTCCTGGTGCCCGACCCCGAGCAAAAGCTGGAACTGTAG